In Desulfosoma sp., the sequence GTCCGCGACACCCCTTCTTTCTTTGTGTCGGAATTGTCCAGGCAAAAAACATCCAGGTCCAAAGCCACATCCCCTGTGGGAAGAGGCGTTACGGGAACCTTGGCCCTCTCAAGCAGTTCAACGCTAGCGGCGCCAGCAAGACGTTCGAAAACTCTCGCGTGCTTGTCGAAGCGCTGTCGCAGGGTTTCCTGAGAAGGGACCTTTTGGATGTCCAGAGCCTCTTTAAACCAGTCATCGCCGGAAACCCCCTCGGCGGCCTCAAAGTCGCTTTTCCCCAGACACAAAAGCCCCACATAGGTCTTGACCACGTCCGCATGAGAGATCGCCGGCCGTCCCGGAACTTCCTTTTCCAATCGTTGGCAGAGGTCTGTGCTGCCGTTAATCAAATGGCCCACAAGAACCAGGCCCGAGTGCCCGCTGTAAAAGGCCTTGGAAGATTGTTCAATCTCGATTTTTTTCATCAGCGCACCTGCCAGGTGAAATTGTGACAGGAGACCCTATAGCACAAAAGCGAATGACATTCAATACGATACATGAGGTATGATACTTTTATGTATAGAAACAATCTCACGGATTAAGGTATGTACTTACGAGAACACTGTTACAGTGAGGAATGGGGAAGATGGGTTCGAGCGCGTCGACCGTGGAGGGTCATGCAGTCGGTTCCGTGGAATGTTCAGTTATTGTGTCGCGAAGTGGGCGATCTGGGCGTCTTTTCGGAAATCATTGCGGCCATCGAAAAAAATGAGCGATCGGTGCCTATTCTTTTACGCCAATACCTTAAGCTCGGGGGCAAGGTTTTAGGCTTTAATCTAGACCCGAGTTTTTCCAATGTTCTCGATGCCTTGATTGTGGTGGACTTGGCCCAAGCGGAACCTGCCCTTCTTGAAAAAGCTATGGGACGGGATAACGCCCGTCGTTTACTGTCCCGTTACCAAAGTGAAAACCGACAGCTCTTGTCACGGTGCGCCTAGTGGCAGGGGGAGACATGGTTCGCTCCCATGAGGTCGAACTGGCTGTTCTCCCTGGAAGGATAGGGTTTGCGCTTGCTCATTGAGCAAGCTCCAGACCCGTTCTTCCGGGAAGGAAACCGTTTTCAACGGATGCACTCAGGGTAACGCCACTGAGTGGATACGGGATTTGCTGTTGAATCCAAGGGGTAGAAGCCAAGGCACGTCGAAGCACACGGCGTTGTGCTTTCAGTTTGCCGGCGGGATCGGTGGCGCTTTTCCAACATTTTTTGGCAGTCGATGCAAAGCCGTGCTGTAGGCTGAACGACCAGGCGCTCCGGGTTGATGGGATCACCACAGTTGTCGCAGAAACCGTAGTCGCCGTCTCGAAGCCGTTTGAGAGCGTTTTCCACTTCCCAGTACAGCTGCCGGTATCGATTACGTACTCGTTGCAGGGTTTCCCTTTGGTGTTCCAGAAGAGCCACATCAGCTTCGTCCATGGGTTCGCCGTGGCATGTGTGCTCCTCTTCAGCACCTCTCAGGGACTCCAAAGACCGGATCAAATTCTCTCGAGCACTGTGGAGCAAGGCTTCAAAACGTTTCTTGGTGAACAGATCCATGGAAACCTCCTTTGTTTTCTTCCTTTTGGGGTAAAGTTATGGAGTCTAGGGGGACAACACGATTCGCTGCTTCCCTTTGAACCAGCGGGTCGTGATAAACGCCAAGGATGGCCGCGCCTTTGTCCCGAGCCTCATGAATGAGCGAAAGGACGATTTCTCGGTTTCTTGGGTCCAAAGACGCCGTTGGTTCATCCAAAAGCAGAATGGGGTAGCCGCAGACAAAGACACGAGCGATATTCACACGCTGCTGCTCCCCTCCCGAAAAGGTGGTGGGAGAAAGTTTCCAGAGTTTGCGGGCAATACCCAGTCGGTCTAGAAGCATCGCGGCACGCTCCAGAGCCTCCTTTTCCGGAACACCTTGGCTGAGCAGAGGCTCCATCACCACATCGAGCGTGGATACTCTTGGAATAACGCGAAGAAATTGGCTCACATACCCGATGGCATGGCGACGAAGATGCAAAACGGTCCAGGGATCGGCTTCGGCCATGTCGATGACCTCGTTTCCATATCGAATAAAGACTCGACCTTTTTGCACGGCGTAGTTTCCGTAAACCATGCGCAAAAGGGTGCTCTTTCCGACACCTGAAGGGCCGTTGACGGCCACGCTTTCTCCCTGGAAAACCTGCAGATCCACGTCGGACAAAACTGAAAGGCGAACACCGCCCTGGGTATGCAGCGTAAAGGATTTTGTGGCTTTTTCTAAACGGATCATCCACGGACGTGACATGGAATTCCGGGCTCCCATCACGCTGTAAGGCGCGAAGCTACCAGCAGTTGGGTGTAAGGATGTTGCGGGTCGTCCAAGATGCGGTCCATGAGTCCTTGTTCCACGACCTGTCCACGCACCATGACCATGAGGCGGTGGGCCAGGACACGAGCCACCGCCAAGTCGTGGGTGACCATAACCACGGACAACTTCAACTCCCGAACAAGACGTCGCATCACATCGAGAAAACGGGCTTGAACGGACACATCCAAGCCACTTGTGGGCTCGTCGAGGAACACAATTCGTGGGTTCGAGGCCAAATTTTTCGCAATTTGGAGACGCTGTAACATGCCGCCTGAATAGGTCCCTGGAGGGTCGTCCACACGATCGACGTCCAACTCGACCCGTTCCATCCACCAGCAGGCTGTTCGGCGTAACTGGGAATAACGGCGCTCTCCTTCCGCCAAAAGCCGCTCCGAGATGTTTCCACCGGCGCTTACGTGCATGCGAAGACCTTCTTGAGGATTTTGGAACACTACGCCGATGGCGGTTCGAAGCAACCGTCGGCGTAAACTATTGTCGATTTGGTAGAGATCCAACCATTCTTGGTGATGCCGATAAAGAACCTGTCCCTTGGTGGGAACCTGGAGCCCGCACAGGCATCGAAGTAGCGTGCTTTTCCCCGAACCCGACTCCCCCACCACGGCTAACACCTCTCCGGGCATGACTTCCACATCCACGTCTTGACATCCAACTCGACCCCCATAAAGGTGTGTAAGATTCCGAGCTTGAAGAATCGGTTCGAAGTCGTGAATCTCGGGACGGCCGTCTCCGTTTATGGGTTTTTCTTTCTCTTCTGAAAACCTCATGGAAGCTTCAAAGGGGACACGTGATTTTTTTGCTTCAGATGCCATGAGCCCGTCCCTGGTCATTCAATTTCCTTTGGTTAACCGTGCGCTACGTTTTTGGCACGCGTCCGTGTCCGAACAAACCAAGATGCGGCTCCCTGCATCATCCACAATGATTTCATCAAGATAATGGTTCGTGGCTCCACAAACGGCGCATCGCTCGGTCCATCGTTCCAGCTGAAAAGGCACATCATCGAACTCTAAAGGTTGCACGTCCGTGTAAGGGGGTACGGCATAAATCCTTTTTTCTCGGCCGGCTCCGAACAATTGCAAAGCCGGCATTCGATGCATCTTGGGTGTGTCAAATTTGGGGATGGGCGACGGACTCATGACATACCGGCCCCGGACGAGGACAGGGTAGTCAAAAGCCACGCCGATGCGGCCTGTGCGAGCCACATCCTCGTAAAGTTTGACGTACATGAGGCCGTAGTCTTCGAGAGCATGCAAGATTCGGCATTCTTCTTCGCGTGGCTCCAAAAACCGAAAAGGTTCCGGAATGGGCACCTGATACACGAGAATTTGTCCTTCTCGCAGTGGTGTTTCTGGAATTCGATGCCGCGTCTGAATAATCGTCGCTTCTTCTGTCACGGTGGTGGTGCTGATACCGGTCGTTTTTTCAAAAAACCGCCGAATACTCACGGCGTTGGTGGTATCGTCCGCGCCTTGATCAATCACTTTCAGGATATCTTTTGGGCCGATGAGGGACGCCGTGATTTGGATGCCTCCCGTGCCCCAGCCGTAGGGCAAGGGCATTTCACGGCTGGCAAAAGGAATCTGATGGCCGGGAATGGCTACGGCCTTCAACATGGTCCTTCGAATCATTCGTTTTGTCATTTCATCCAAAAAAGCATAATTGTACCCAAGAAGCCCCTTCCACGGCCTTTTGGAGCGAGAGCCTTCGAAGGTTGTAGATTCGGGAAGTACGGCTGGAGTTTCCATGGCGACAATCCTAAGTTTTGGGAAGCTTTGGCTGTGGCTGTGAGACCTTCGAGGCGTGGCGGTTCGTTGCAGGGAAACCCCGCACGTGGCACAGTTCAGCCTGAAAATCCACGTAATGAGGTAATTTCAAGTGTTGCACAAACCCTGAAGCTTCCACGTTGTCTCCATGTCTTAGAACGAATTCTTCATCTTGCGCCGGGTAGCGCACTTCCTCGCCCAGTTCCCTAGCTCGAAGCGCTCGATCCACCAGGGCCATGGCCATGGCCTTTCTTTCATTGGCACCAAAAACCAGCCCATAGCCTTGGACGAAACCGGGAGAACCATTAGGAAGGTGATCGCAACGGTTGAGCATGACACATTCCGTGACCAAAATCTGCCCCACTTGAACACAAAAACCCACCTCAGGTAGCTCGACTTCGATGAGCACATAGCCCATGCGGATTTCTCCCACGAATGGATGGTTTTGAAAGCCGAACCCCCTCTGAGCCGAGTAGGCGATACCCACGAGAAAGCCTTCGTCGGCTCTGGCAAGGCTTTGCAGACGGGCGCTTCGCGGGGCTGGAAAACTCAAGGTTTCTTGCGTGATGTCTCTAGGGGCCTCCTCGGTGTTTGAGCTTTCTTCGACGAGCCCCTCTTTTCTAAGAAGGTCGGTAACTTTAGGAGTATGCGAGTCCGGCGGCTGACAATGTTTTGCCAAATACACGACATTTTCAGGAACGGCCTTGGGTTCCAGCAAAGAGAAATCCAAAAGTCGATGGGTGTAGTCGAACGTGGAGCCGAGAACCTGTCCGCCCGGCAAATCTTTGAAAGCAGCGGAGATGCGTCGAACAAATCGCATGGTGTTCGTTTCCACCGGCTCGGACGTGCCTAGCCGAGGCAAGGTGGTACGATAGGCTCGAAGCAGGAAAACCGCTTCCGTAAGGTCCCCTTGAGCCTGTTTGATGGCCAAAGCGGCAAGTTCTCGATCATACAAGGATCCTTCCGCAATCACTCTGTCCACGGCCAGACTCAGTTGTTCCTGAATCTGCTTGACCTCTATTTCAGGGATGCGAATATCCCCTCGCCGTTTTTCTGCAAGAAGGCGATGGGCGTTGGCGATGGCTCGTTCGCCTCCTTTTACCGCAACGTACATGAGACTCCTTTCGCCGGTGTTAGACAGACAGAACGAGGAATGCACACCAAGGAGTTTCCCTCGGTCAAGAAGAGGTCCACTCCTCGAGGATAAACGTGCTCCAACCCCAATCTCCATTCCCAAAAATGGAAAGGACACCCTTGAAGCGTGACTTTCGATGTCTCAGGAATGCCAGGACCCGAAAGCATAAACACAGATTCAGCTGAACTCGGTTCGGAAATGCTCATAGAAGAAACCTGCATAATGATGGATGCACCACGTTCGGGTTCCAGCTCGGTTCCGATGCAAAAGCGGTAAGGAGGCTTCAACTGCGAGGGTTGCGTGACAAGGATAAAGTCGGCCGATTCGGGATCGGGTACCATGGAAACGTGGCAAAATTGTTGAGCTGCCCGACAAGCCTCGTGATTCCTGGGGAGATCCATCCATAGGCGGACCGAGGAGTCTCCCAAGGTGAGCAGGATGACCCAGGCGGCCGGATTTATTCCATGAGGAACCGTGGGCGGTGCTTTCAAGGATGTGCGTCGTCCGGGATAGGCCATGGCATGGAGAATGGTTCGAAAGGCCTCTTGGCTTTCGAAAACGGGATCGGCAAAACCCATCGCAGCCCACGTTTGAGCCTTCCATTCAAAAGACGGTGTCGACATCATTCCCCTCGCACCATGGTCATGAAATCCACTCGTGTGGATGCCACACGAACGGCCTCACGTCGTTCGGCTTCGTGCCGGCGTTTTGCGAGCGGTTCCACCAGGGTTTCCATAAGATGGGAATTCTTCGAGGAATCTTGAAGCTCTGCATCAAGCACAGCGGCGATTTCCGCATGACGGGGACGTCGTCCGAGAATCATGGAGACGCCCACCGTGCCTTGTCTAAGGGCCACGACACATTTGGTCACGGTGACTTCGCCTAAGAAAAATCGGCCGTTGCGATTTTCCGTGCAAGCTTGCACCATGACCAGACCGGTATCCGGACCCTGAAGGATCGTGTAATCGGGCTTGTTAGGGTAGCGTTCCCAAAAAGCAAGGACGTCTTCC encodes:
- a CDS encoding alpha-D-ribose 1-methylphosphonate 5-phosphate C-P-lyase PhnJ; amino-acid sequence: METPAVLPESTTFEGSRSKRPWKGLLGYNYAFLDEMTKRMIRRTMLKAVAIPGHQIPFASREMPLPYGWGTGGIQITASLIGPKDILKVIDQGADDTTNAVSIRRFFEKTTGISTTTVTEEATIIQTRHRIPETPLREGQILVYQVPIPEPFRFLEPREEECRILHALEDYGLMYVKLYEDVARTGRIGVAFDYPVLVRGRYVMSPSPIPKFDTPKMHRMPALQLFGAGREKRIYAVPPYTDVQPLEFDDVPFQLERWTERCAVCGATNHYLDEIIVDDAGSRILVCSDTDACQKRSARLTKGN
- a CDS encoding IS1380 family transposase — its product is MKKIEIEQSSKAFYSGHSGLVLVGHLINGSTDLCQRLEKEVPGRPAISHADVVKTYVGLLCLGKSDFEAAEGVSGDDWFKEALDIQKVPSQETLRQRFDKHARVFERLAGAASVELLERAKVPVTPLPTGDVALDLDVFCLDNSDTKKEGVSRTYQNYEGYAPIAAYLGQEGWCLGIELRPGSQHSQNGFVGFLCKMVVRARKVTRRPLLVRTDSAHDAVETLVELRRHPDVNFIIQWNPRGADRLSWRDRAFREGRVTEPRPGKKVAILSTWVTRHYG
- the phnH gene encoding phosphonate C-P lyase system protein PhnH — encoded protein: MMSTPSFEWKAQTWAAMGFADPVFESQEAFRTILHAMAYPGRRTSLKAPPTVPHGINPAAWVILLTLGDSSVRLWMDLPRNHEACRAAQQFCHVSMVPDPESADFILVTQPSQLKPPYRFCIGTELEPERGASIIMQVSSMSISEPSSAESVFMLSGPGIPETSKVTLQGCPFHFWEWRLGLEHVYPRGVDLFLTEGNSLVCIPRSVCLTPAKGVSCTLR
- a CDS encoding carbon-phosphorus lyase complex subunit PhnI: MYVAVKGGERAIANAHRLLAEKRRGDIRIPEIEVKQIQEQLSLAVDRVIAEGSLYDRELAALAIKQAQGDLTEAVFLLRAYRTTLPRLGTSEPVETNTMRFVRRISAAFKDLPGGQVLGSTFDYTHRLLDFSLLEPKAVPENVVYLAKHCQPPDSHTPKVTDLLRKEGLVEESSNTEEAPRDITQETLSFPAPRSARLQSLARADEGFLVGIAYSAQRGFGFQNHPFVGEIRMGYVLIEVELPEVGFCVQVGQILVTECVMLNRCDHLPNGSPGFVQGYGLVFGANERKAMAMALVDRALRARELGEEVRYPAQDEEFVLRHGDNVEASGFVQHLKLPHYVDFQAELCHVRGFPATNRHASKVSQPQPKLPKT
- a CDS encoding TraR/DksA family transcriptional regulator, whose protein sequence is MDLFTKKRFEALLHSARENLIRSLESLRGAEEEHTCHGEPMDEADVALLEHQRETLQRVRNRYRQLYWEVENALKRLRDGDYGFCDNCGDPINPERLVVQPTARLCIDCQKMLEKRHRSRRQTESTTPCASTCLGFYPLDSTANPVSTQWRYPECIR
- the phnG gene encoding phosphonate C-P lyase system protein PhnG, coding for MGPTPLVPPKDRIEKRRRWMSVLAQADSEDVLAFWERYPNKPDYTILQGPDTGLVMVQACTENRNGRFFLGEVTVTKCVVALRQGTVGVSMILGRRPRHAEIAAVLDAELQDSSKNSHLMETLVEPLAKRRHEAERREAVRVASTRVDFMTMVRGE
- the phnK gene encoding phosphonate C-P lyase system protein PhnK, producing MASEAKKSRVPFEASMRFSEEKEKPINGDGRPEIHDFEPILQARNLTHLYGGRVGCQDVDVEVMPGEVLAVVGESGSGKSTLLRCLCGLQVPTKGQVLYRHHQEWLDLYQIDNSLRRRLLRTAIGVVFQNPQEGLRMHVSAGGNISERLLAEGERRYSQLRRTACWWMERVELDVDRVDDPPGTYSGGMLQRLQIAKNLASNPRIVFLDEPTSGLDVSVQARFLDVMRRLVRELKLSVVMVTHDLAVARVLAHRLMVMVRGQVVEQGLMDRILDDPQHPYTQLLVASRLTA
- the phnL gene encoding phosphonate C-P lyase system protein PhnL; translated protein: MSRPWMIRLEKATKSFTLHTQGGVRLSVLSDVDLQVFQGESVAVNGPSGVGKSTLLRMVYGNYAVQKGRVFIRYGNEVIDMAEADPWTVLHLRRHAIGYVSQFLRVIPRVSTLDVVMEPLLSQGVPEKEALERAAMLLDRLGIARKLWKLSPTTFSGGEQQRVNIARVFVCGYPILLLDEPTASLDPRNREIVLSLIHEARDKGAAILGVYHDPLVQREAANRVVPLDSITLPQKEENKGGFHGSVHQETF